The segment GTTATTTATATTACATGAGCACTAATAACAATGATTAATACTCCAAAACCTTGACTATCACCCATTTTTATAGCAAGGTTTTTAATATTTAACTAAAAGCATTTAATCTCCAAACCAAACTTTACTTAAATGTTTTATGCCTTCATCAATTTTTTCTGATGACATCCCTCCAAAGCCAAGGATAAAATGTGCGGTATCTGTTGTTGACTCACCCACCCAATATTTTTCAGCTGAATATATATTAACTCCAGCAGAAATTGCTTTTTCATGTAGCTCTGTTTCATTACGATATGGAATGCTAATAATTACATGAACTCCTGCATGTGTACCTTGTATGTTCACTTTATTACCCATATAGTTATGGATTGCTTCAATTAATACACGATGCTTTTGAGCATACACTTTACGCATTTTCCGGATATGACGTTCAAAATGACCCTTATCTATAAAATGTGCTAATGTTTTTTGAATAAGTGCAGCAGCTGGTTGGCTGTACGTTACAAAATGAGAATGATATATATGTAATAGCCTTGTTGGTAAGACCATATAATTCACTCTGATAGCTGGCATAAAAGATTTTGAAAAAGTGCCAATATAAATGACACGTTCATCTCGATCCAGTGCTTTTAATGCAGGTATCGGATTTCCCTGATAACGAAATTCACTGTCATAATCATCCTCAATAATAAAGCCATTATTATGGCTTGCCCATTGTATGAGGCGAAGACGTTTTTGTATAGGTAGAACCATCCCCATTGGGAATTGATGTGACGGTGTGACATATACAGTTTTAGCGCTTCCCTTTGCCAGTTGATCTATATTTAAACCATCCTCTTCTAGTGATATAGCTTCTAGATTAAAGCCATGATTTGCAAAAACCCGCTGTGCACCATCATAACAAGGGTTTTCTACGGCAACCGTATCATTTGTCTTCATAAGTATTTGACTTATAACACTTAACATTTGATACATACCAGCTCCGATAATAATCTCGTCAGTCGTACAAGAAATTCCTCTTGCTTGATATAAATAATGAACAAGCTGCTGCCGTAACTGAATATCACCTTTTTTATCACCATAAAATATGAGCTGATCATCATTAGATGCCAACACTTCATTCATGTGTCTTTTCCATAGCTTATAAGGAATATGTTCAAGGTCAACATTTCCATATCGAAAATCGTACGTAAAAGGCTTTTCCTGTTGAACATCTGCCGTATCTTTTTTAATAGGTATGGTATGTATTTGAGATAGAAGATCTTTGTCCAGTTCGTTAACAATTAATCTTTTCCGCGGCTCACTTCTTACGTACCCTTCTGTAATCAATTGTTGATACGCATACTCTATTGTATTTCTACCGACACATAAATGGTCGGCAAGGCTACGAATTGATGGAAGTTTTGCTTGTGGTGAAATTTTACCAGTTTCTATTTCTTTTATAAAGTATTGATACACTTGCATATATAATGGCGTATCACTTGCCTTATCTAAGTTTAATGTGACTTCAAGCATGTGTTCCTCCTATCTATCCCCTAGTGAAATGTAAAAACTGTACCTTTTCGAATAGTCAGATTGTTAATACAATTACTTTACTAAATAAAAGGAGG is part of the Cytobacillus sp. IB215665 genome and harbors:
- a CDS encoding PLP-dependent aminotransferase family protein is translated as MLEVTLNLDKASDTPLYMQVYQYFIKEIETGKISPQAKLPSIRSLADHLCVGRNTIEYAYQQLITEGYVRSEPRKRLIVNELDKDLLSQIHTIPIKKDTADVQQEKPFTYDFRYGNVDLEHIPYKLWKRHMNEVLASNDDQLIFYGDKKGDIQLRQQLVHYLYQARGISCTTDEIIIGAGMYQMLSVISQILMKTNDTVAVENPCYDGAQRVFANHGFNLEAISLEEDGLNIDQLAKGSAKTVYVTPSHQFPMGMVLPIQKRLRLIQWASHNNGFIIEDDYDSEFRYQGNPIPALKALDRDERVIYIGTFSKSFMPAIRVNYMVLPTRLLHIYHSHFVTYSQPAAALIQKTLAHFIDKGHFERHIRKMRKVYAQKHRVLIEAIHNYMGNKVNIQGTHAGVHVIISIPYRNETELHEKAISAGVNIYSAEKYWVGESTTDTAHFILGFGGMSSEKIDEGIKHLSKVWFGD